In the genome of Micromonospora sp. Llam0, the window GCCGGTCTCCAGGGCGACGTTCCAGGTCAGGCCGAACTCCTCGCGGTCGATCTCGGTGCTGGCGGTGAAGCCGAAGATGTCCTGGCCGAACGGACTGCGGCCGGCACCCTCGAACTCGACGGCGAGCTCCACCGGCCGGGTCACGTCCTTGATCGTCAGCTCACCGGCGAGCACGAACTCGTTGCCGCTGTGCGACGCGATCCCGGTGCTGCGAAACTCGATGGTGGTGAACTTCTCGACGTCGAGAAAGTCGCCGCCGCGCAGGTGGGCGTCCCGGTCGGCCTGCCCGGTGTTGATGCTGGTCGCCTGCAGCACCGCGGTGACCGACGACTGCAGCGGGTCCTCGGCGACGGTGATGGTGGCGGTGGCGTCGGTGAACTCACCACGGACCTTGCTGACCATCATGTGTCGGGCGACGAACCCGACCCGCCGGTGGGCCTGGTCGAGCTCGTAGGTGCCAGCGGTGGGGATGGTGATGCCGTTCCACTCGCGGGTGGTCTGGTCGGTGCTCATGGCTGCTGCCTCTCGCGGGACATCCGGTTGAACGGGAACATGTGCGACAGCAACAATAGACTAGGCAATATTCCTCATGTCAAGTACTGCTACGATGGCCTGGTGACCGAGAACCTCGCC includes:
- a CDS encoding YceI family protein, producing the protein MSTDQTTREWNGITIPTAGTYELDQAHRRVGFVARHMMVSKVRGEFTDATATITVAEDPLQSSVTAVLQATSINTGQADRDAHLRGGDFLDVEKFTTIEFRSTGIASHSGNEFVLAGELTIKDVTRPVELAVEFEGAGRSPFGQDIFGFTASTEIDREEFGLTWNVALETGGVLVGKKIKIEIEGEAIRQG